In a single window of the Gossypium hirsutum isolate 1008001.06 chromosome A13, Gossypium_hirsutum_v2.1, whole genome shotgun sequence genome:
- the LOC107923852 gene encoding uncharacterized protein, which yields MLTQDGTLCYFSPCIEQVQRSCETLISDLTDIWTFEILLRMYEIREWKMDHSKLLCNHVPAKHTCYSRILKSHPSSDCNFRFLFLGHRPFILTQDTSIAGKESLRGMRFKYAMESDEDPQPSVKEKPSTTDEEYEKLGDTCTFGVYHSQPFDVICSPV from the exons ATGTTGACACAAGATGGAACTCTGTGTTACTTCTCACCATGCATCGAACAAGTACAACGTTCATGTGAAACTCTTATATCTGACTTGACAG ATATATGGACGTTTGAAATACTGCTCCGCATGTATGAAATCCGTGAATGGAAAATGGATCACTCGAAG cttttgtgTAACCACGTGCCAGCAAAACACACTTGCTACAGCAGGATATTGAAATCCCACCCTTCATCGGATTGTAATTTCAG GTTTCTCTTTTTAGGACATCGGCCATTCATATTAACCCAAG ATACGAGCATTGCTGGGAAGGAGTCTTTGAGGGGCATGCGGTTTAAATATGCTATGGAATCTGATGAAGATCCACAACCATCGGTAAAAGAGAAACCATCAACTACTGACGAGGAATATGAAAAGCTAGGGGACACTTGCACTTTTGGAGTATATCACAGTCAGCCATTTGATGTCATTTGTTCACCAGTATGA